From the Flavimarina sp. Hel_I_48 genome, one window contains:
- a CDS encoding dicarboxylate/amino acid:cation symporter yields MKKIALHWQIIIGLFLGIIWALLSSQLGWSEFTINWIAPFGTIFINLLKLIAVPLVLFSIINGVANIGDPSSLGRMGGKTLLAYLLTTVLAVTVGLLLVNLIKPGKLVDEDSRIDNRIGYEVWAASQNLQIKDGVNYLQDPEFMERAKKITDLSRGELNDAAVNDKVATANQAEESGPLQPLVDMVPENFFQALGDNGLMLQVIFFALFFGISLLFIPTEKSAPVTKAVDGIMEIFLKMVDIVMRAAPFFVFALLAGVVSKMAGNDVGKVLEIFKGLSWYSLTVVIGLASMIFIIYPLIFKIFVRAVSYFGFFRAMGPAQMLAFSTSSSAATLPVTMECVEDNLGVDKKITSFVLPIGATVNMDGTCLYQAVAVVFLAQLHMIDLTLGQQLTIVLTATLASIGSAAVPSAGLVMLIIVLQSVGLNPAWIGIILPVDRILDMMRTVVNVTGDATVSSVIAKGEGLFNYQENKNPDKAFDVEED; encoded by the coding sequence ATGAAGAAAATAGCACTACACTGGCAGATCATTATCGGTTTATTTCTGGGTATTATCTGGGCGTTGCTTTCCAGCCAATTGGGTTGGAGTGAGTTCACCATAAACTGGATAGCTCCTTTCGGTACCATTTTTATCAATCTGCTCAAATTAATTGCGGTTCCGCTGGTGCTTTTTTCCATTATAAATGGTGTGGCAAATATAGGAGATCCCTCAAGTCTGGGCCGAATGGGGGGTAAAACCCTTCTCGCGTATTTGCTTACTACTGTTCTCGCAGTTACCGTGGGTTTACTTCTTGTAAACCTTATCAAACCCGGTAAGTTAGTAGATGAAGACAGTCGCATAGACAATCGTATAGGATATGAAGTATGGGCGGCCTCCCAGAATTTACAGATCAAAGACGGCGTGAATTACCTGCAGGATCCTGAATTTATGGAGCGTGCAAAAAAAATAACTGACTTATCCCGTGGCGAACTTAATGACGCAGCGGTAAATGATAAAGTGGCAACAGCAAATCAAGCGGAAGAATCTGGCCCGCTGCAGCCACTGGTTGATATGGTCCCAGAAAACTTTTTTCAAGCCTTAGGAGACAATGGTCTTATGCTACAGGTGATTTTCTTTGCACTGTTTTTCGGTATAAGTTTATTGTTTATTCCCACAGAAAAATCTGCCCCTGTTACGAAGGCTGTAGATGGTATTATGGAGATCTTTCTTAAAATGGTAGATATTGTGATGCGTGCAGCACCCTTTTTCGTATTCGCCCTTCTTGCAGGAGTAGTAAGTAAAATGGCAGGGAATGACGTAGGGAAGGTTCTGGAGATCTTTAAGGGACTAAGTTGGTATTCACTGACAGTGGTCATAGGCCTTGCTTCAATGATCTTTATTATTTATCCATTGATATTTAAGATTTTTGTGCGAGCGGTATCTTATTTCGGCTTTTTTAGGGCCATGGGACCTGCTCAGATGCTCGCTTTTTCAACTTCCAGTAGTGCAGCTACATTGCCGGTTACAATGGAATGTGTAGAAGATAACCTGGGTGTAGATAAGAAAATCACCAGTTTTGTCTTACCTATAGGTGCGACAGTCAATATGGACGGAACTTGCCTTTATCAAGCTGTAGCTGTAGTATTTTTAGCACAACTTCATATGATAGATCTCACCCTAGGCCAACAGCTTACGATTGTTCTGACGGCTACACTTGCCTCCATAGGATCTGCGGCGGTACCTAGCGCCGGTCTCGTTATGTTGATCATTGTCTTACAATCTGTGGGTCTCAATCCTGCCTGGATAGGTATTATTCTTCCCGTAGACCGTATTCTTGACATGATGCGCACCGTGGTCAACGTAACTGGGGATGCAACCGTTTCTTCGGTAATCGCTAAAGGGGAAGGTTTGTTTAATTATCAGGAAAACAAAAATCCTGATAAAGCTTTTGATGTAGAAGAGGATTAA
- a CDS encoding haloacid dehalogenase type II has translation MSTKPKLLIFDVNETLLDLKPLKEKVNEALESETGFSVWFRTLLHYSLVETTSLNYADFGEIGQATLKMVSKQFDRPLQDTEIENILSKIKELPPHTDVIEGLEQLAAQGFELAALTNGNLRTVKDQLHFAKIDHLFKGIYSVDAVQKYKPHPETYAHVLNVMNTEKENAMLVAAHGWDITGAQRAGLQTCFLERPGKFLYPLAEKPTYSIKKLTELPDLLTN, from the coding sequence ATGAGCACCAAACCAAAATTATTGATTTTTGACGTTAACGAGACTTTACTCGATCTCAAACCGCTGAAGGAAAAAGTCAACGAGGCGCTTGAAAGTGAAACAGGCTTTTCCGTTTGGTTTCGTACCCTGCTGCACTATTCGCTTGTGGAAACAACATCCTTAAATTATGCTGATTTTGGAGAGATAGGTCAGGCAACTTTAAAAATGGTGTCAAAGCAGTTTGACAGACCTTTACAGGATACTGAAATTGAAAATATCCTTTCGAAAATTAAGGAACTTCCACCACATACTGATGTTATTGAGGGACTGGAACAATTGGCTGCACAGGGTTTTGAACTCGCTGCGCTGACTAATGGCAATTTAAGAACGGTTAAGGATCAATTGCATTTTGCCAAGATAGATCATCTATTTAAAGGTATTTATAGCGTTGATGCCGTGCAAAAGTATAAACCACATCCAGAGACTTATGCGCATGTTTTAAATGTTATGAATACTGAAAAAGAAAATGCCATGCTTGTTGCCGCTCACGGCTGGGACATTACTGGCGCGCAGCGCGCAGGATTGCAAACATGCTTTCTAGAACGCCCTGGTAAGTTCTTATACCCGCTAGCCGAAAAACCGACCTATTCCATCAAAAAATTGACGGAATTGCCTGATTTATTGACTAATTAG
- a CDS encoding DCC1-like thiol-disulfide oxidoreductase family protein, protein MKTENPDKKIVLFDGVCNLCNSAITFIIKRDTKDMFRFAPLTSDLGIKLLNKFDIDPEKTDSLILITEEKAFIKSSAALHIARDLSGGWPVLSIFLLLPKFIRNGVYDFIAKNRYNWFGKKESCMIPTPTLKDKFLT, encoded by the coding sequence GTGAAAACGGAAAATCCAGATAAAAAAATAGTTCTTTTTGACGGTGTCTGTAATTTGTGCAACAGCGCAATCACTTTTATTATCAAAAGGGATACAAAAGATATGTTTAGGTTCGCTCCATTAACAAGTGATCTGGGGATTAAATTGCTTAATAAGTTTGACATCGATCCGGAAAAAACAGATTCCCTGATACTAATTACCGAGGAAAAAGCTTTTATTAAATCCAGTGCAGCCCTACATATAGCACGTGATTTATCCGGAGGCTGGCCCGTATTGTCCATTTTCTTGCTATTGCCTAAATTTATAAGGAATGGGGTCTATGATTTTATCGCAAAAAACCGCTACAATTGGTTCGGAAAGAAAGAAAGTTGCATGATCCCCACACCAACTTTAAAAGATAAGTTTTTAACCTAG
- a CDS encoding endonuclease MutS2, translating to MIKIHSKTLSDLEFPTICAHVSDLCTTDKGKNKALKLAPQRTVAKTHFALNQTQEYIKSQYEEQPIPNHGFDAIDHELKMLQIEDFTLELGSFRKIAGLSATANEHLAFFKKFREIYPTLFNTVRDTEYTTVITDEINKVVDRFGEIRDDASPLLQQTRTAINHTRGKINSSFSAALSQYSGYGYLDEIRESIVDNVRVLAVTAMHRRKVKGSILGNSKTGSIVYIQPEATMQHQRELNNLQYEENEEIKRILKELTAFIGPFQELLEEYQRLLSTIDVISAKAKYAKKLNATLPKISEDRELHLKDAYHPLLWLNNQKRGEQTFPQDISLDDKHRIIVISGPNAGGKSITLKTVGLLQVMLQSGLLIPVHEYSRFCFFDKILTDIGDNQSIENHLSTYSYRLKNMNYFLRKCDENTLFLIDEFGTGSDPELGGALAETFLEVFYERGSYGIITTHYANLKMMANETEAISNANMLFDAKTLEPLYKLYLGEAGSSFTFEVAQKNGIPYSLINRSKKKVERGKIRFDKSIADLQKERSKLAKTTTSLKEKEHEARQKQQELDKTNSRIQDKLESYQELYDSNQRLIYLGQKLNDLSEKFYSNKKKKDLLDELYKVVQIENSKRKKQNAKQKRAEKAKEAAVKREAEKKVEAIRQEKKTEKYKKQKAEEAKPKVVLKVGDRVRLPDGRAVGSIDEIEKGKAIVNYGMFTTNVDVDKLELVQPAKK from the coding sequence ATGATAAAAATACATTCAAAAACACTTTCAGACCTCGAGTTTCCCACAATCTGCGCACATGTTAGTGACTTGTGCACTACAGATAAGGGCAAAAACAAAGCCTTAAAACTTGCCCCTCAGCGTACTGTGGCAAAAACGCATTTTGCGCTGAATCAAACGCAGGAATACATAAAGTCACAATACGAGGAGCAGCCCATTCCCAATCATGGTTTTGATGCCATAGATCATGAGCTAAAAATGCTTCAAATTGAAGATTTTACCTTAGAACTGGGCAGTTTCAGGAAAATAGCTGGTCTTTCTGCTACCGCAAATGAACATCTTGCTTTCTTTAAGAAGTTCAGGGAAATCTATCCTACGCTCTTTAATACGGTTCGCGATACAGAATACACCACTGTGATCACAGACGAGATCAATAAAGTGGTTGACCGTTTTGGTGAGATACGCGACGACGCTTCCCCCCTTTTGCAACAGACCCGTACAGCGATAAACCATACTCGGGGCAAGATAAATTCCAGTTTTTCTGCTGCACTTTCTCAATATTCGGGGTATGGGTATCTTGATGAAATACGCGAATCTATAGTAGATAATGTTCGGGTTTTGGCAGTTACCGCCATGCACAGGCGTAAGGTAAAAGGGTCGATATTGGGGAATTCCAAAACGGGCAGCATTGTTTACATTCAGCCGGAAGCGACCATGCAGCACCAGCGCGAACTCAACAATCTTCAGTATGAAGAAAATGAGGAAATCAAGCGGATTTTAAAGGAATTAACGGCATTTATTGGCCCTTTTCAGGAGTTATTGGAAGAATATCAGCGATTGCTGAGCACCATTGATGTGATTTCGGCTAAAGCCAAATATGCCAAAAAACTCAATGCGACCTTACCAAAAATAAGTGAAGACCGCGAGTTGCACCTCAAGGATGCCTACCATCCCCTACTCTGGCTCAATAATCAAAAGAGGGGCGAGCAAACGTTTCCACAGGATATAAGTCTGGATGATAAGCACCGTATAATTGTCATAAGCGGTCCCAATGCGGGCGGTAAAAGTATTACCTTAAAGACCGTTGGGTTGCTACAGGTAATGCTGCAAAGCGGTTTGCTCATCCCTGTTCATGAATATTCCCGTTTTTGCTTTTTCGATAAAATATTGACGGATATAGGTGATAATCAAAGTATAGAAAACCACCTCAGCACCTATAGTTATCGCTTAAAAAATATGAATTATTTCCTGCGGAAATGTGATGAAAATACCCTTTTCCTCATTGATGAATTTGGTACCGGTAGTGACCCCGAACTTGGTGGAGCACTGGCGGAAACGTTTCTGGAAGTATTTTATGAGCGTGGCAGTTACGGTATCATCACAACGCATTATGCCAACCTTAAAATGATGGCAAACGAGACTGAGGCGATTTCAAACGCAAACATGCTATTTGATGCAAAAACGCTTGAACCGCTTTACAAACTTTATCTGGGCGAGGCAGGGAGTTCCTTTACTTTTGAAGTAGCTCAAAAAAATGGTATTCCTTATTCCTTGATCAACCGTTCCAAGAAAAAGGTGGAACGCGGAAAAATCCGTTTTGACAAAAGTATCGCAGACCTCCAAAAAGAACGTAGTAAACTGGCAAAAACGACTACATCCCTTAAAGAAAAGGAACACGAAGCACGGCAGAAACAACAGGAACTGGATAAAACCAATTCCCGTATCCAGGACAAACTTGAAAGTTATCAGGAACTGTACGATAGCAACCAGCGCCTGATCTACTTAGGTCAAAAATTAAACGACCTGAGCGAAAAGTTTTATTCAAATAAAAAGAAAAAAGACTTACTCGACGAACTTTATAAAGTCGTTCAGATTGAAAATTCAAAACGCAAAAAGCAAAATGCAAAGCAAAAGCGTGCCGAAAAAGCAAAAGAAGCTGCTGTAAAACGGGAAGCTGAAAAGAAGGTGGAAGCCATCCGTCAGGAGAAAAAAACCGAAAAGTACAAAAAGCAAAAAGCTGAGGAGGCAAAACCGAAAGTCGTCTTGAAAGTGGGTGACCGCGTACGCCTCCCAGATGGGCGTGCAGTGGGAAGCATTGATGAGATCGAGAAAGGAAAAGCAATTGTAAACTACGGGATGTTTACAACGAATGTGGATGTGGATAAATTGGAACTGGTTCAACCAGCAAAAAAGTAA
- the ung gene encoding uracil-DNA glycosylase — MNVDIHPSWKAALEQEFDKPYFKLLTDYVKKEYTEHKCFPPGKKIFRAFELCPLDDVNVVILGQDPYHGVGQANGLCFSVGENVAMPPSLINIFKELETDLNKPIPANGSLAHWAKQGVLLLNATLTVRAHQAGSHQGKGWETFTDHVIETVSKEREDVVFILWGGYAKKKQRLIDSNKHKILTSGHPSPLSANRGYWFGNKHFSTTNTFLSSKGKEEIKW, encoded by the coding sequence ATGAACGTTGACATACATCCAAGTTGGAAAGCCGCCCTTGAGCAGGAATTTGATAAACCTTACTTTAAATTACTTACTGATTATGTGAAGAAAGAATATACAGAGCACAAGTGTTTTCCTCCCGGAAAAAAGATATTTAGGGCTTTTGAGCTTTGTCCATTAGATGATGTGAACGTGGTTATTCTGGGTCAGGATCCTTATCATGGCGTGGGTCAGGCGAATGGTCTGTGTTTTTCGGTTGGCGAGAATGTAGCCATGCCCCCTTCTTTAATAAATATTTTCAAAGAGTTGGAAACTGATCTCAATAAACCTATACCGGCCAACGGGAGCCTGGCGCACTGGGCAAAGCAAGGCGTATTGCTACTCAATGCCACGCTGACAGTAAGAGCGCATCAGGCAGGCTCGCATCAGGGCAAGGGTTGGGAGACTTTCACAGATCATGTAATAGAGACAGTATCCAAAGAACGGGAAGATGTGGTTTTTATACTTTGGGGCGGGTATGCCAAAAAGAAACAGCGCCTCATTGATTCCAATAAGCATAAAATATTGACCAGCGGTCATCCTTCACCATTGAGTGCAAATAGGGGATATTGGTTCGGGAACAAGCATTTTTCAACTACAAATACCTTTCTAAGCTCAAAAGGTAAAGAAGAAATTAAATGGTAA
- a CDS encoding substrate-binding domain-containing protein, with protein sequence MKSKTLKLGGVPEHFNMPIHLAIEQGLFSAKGIDVQWVEFPDGTGAMNKALWEGKIDMAIILTEGIIRDIANGNPSKIIQNYVSSPLRWGIHVDAKSSFENIDDLEGKRVAISRIGSGSHVMAYVQAHEKGWDTSAFELVEIGTVDKAIEALAEEKADYFMWEHFTTKPLVDKGIFKRVGDFPTPWSSFVVAATDECIENNNQHLATFLKVLNAVTAQFKSVKDIEKTIAKNYDQQLEDVQKWISLTEWSQDQLKEKELKIVQERLLDLKMVDNICEKDFFLKSI encoded by the coding sequence ATGAAAAGCAAAACTTTAAAACTAGGAGGTGTGCCAGAGCATTTCAATATGCCCATTCACCTCGCCATAGAGCAGGGACTTTTTAGCGCGAAAGGTATTGATGTGCAATGGGTAGAATTCCCTGATGGAACGGGTGCAATGAACAAGGCGCTTTGGGAAGGGAAAATTGATATGGCCATTATCCTTACGGAAGGTATAATTAGGGATATCGCAAATGGCAATCCCTCAAAGATCATACAGAATTATGTGTCTTCGCCCCTACGATGGGGAATTCATGTAGATGCTAAAAGCTCCTTTGAAAACATTGACGATCTGGAAGGAAAACGTGTTGCCATAAGCCGAATAGGCTCGGGTTCTCACGTTATGGCCTATGTTCAGGCTCATGAAAAGGGCTGGGATACCTCTGCTTTCGAGCTTGTGGAAATAGGCACCGTAGATAAAGCAATCGAAGCACTTGCCGAAGAAAAGGCGGATTATTTCATGTGGGAACATTTTACTACCAAACCATTGGTAGATAAAGGCATCTTCAAGCGAGTTGGGGATTTCCCAACGCCATGGTCCAGTTTTGTGGTTGCGGCCACAGATGAATGTATTGAAAATAACAATCAGCACTTAGCTACATTTTTAAAAGTTTTAAATGCTGTGACTGCACAATTTAAAAGTGTAAAGGACATCGAAAAAACCATAGCAAAAAACTACGATCAGCAATTAGAGGATGTTCAAAAGTGGATTTCCCTAACAGAATGGTCTCAGGATCAATTAAAGGAAAAAGAACTAAAAATAGTACAGGAGCGCCTTTTAGATCTTAAAATGGTTGATAACATCTGTGAGAAAGATTTCTTCCTGAAATCTATTTAA
- the ppk1 gene encoding polyphosphate kinase 1 yields the protein MTEKPFKHRDLNWLSFNARVLQEAEDKTFNPLYERMKFLAIYSSNLDEYFRVRVSQLRQMKRVEKSIRKKLALHPNKTVKKILAEVHEQQDLFGQIFKKEILPELRENNILLLQAEDFDETQQKLADIWFKTHLEKEIEVVNIDLKKDEKPFLEDRGLYYCLTFKNSQHIGFIEIPTASTGRFISLGSRNGVHFITFVDDIIRYKKDSFFTSEEITGIYEIKVSRDAELYLDDELEGILAERIYKSLEQRQKGQPTRLLYDADMPRPEAKKLRKLLGLGKIDMMPGGRYHNFNDFFKFPDPTNNPKLHYEEKAPIPHKDLDSATSLFQAIAEKDYLLHFPFMSFSYVEQFVEEAANDEAVTEIKISLYRVAEESALTSALLTALKNGKKVSIFIEAKARFDEENNIDWGRKFEVAGANVTYSYPRIKVHSKILMVNRKEDGSITRYVYIGTGNFNGETSKIYADHGLFTANKKITKELSRVFEVLEGELIIPRNKHLLISPFTTRRNFEKLIRTEIDNARRGKKAAITAKMNSLEDPEMIELLYTASQAGVEIRLIVRGFSCLVPGIEGVSDNIFITSIVDRYLEHGRIYLFHNGGDEQLYIGSADLMTRNLDRRIEVLTPIYDTDLFEELKDILNIQLQDNRKARIQDQEETNTYISERVGEPAVRSQYAIYDYLKEKQS from the coding sequence ATGACCGAAAAACCTTTCAAGCACCGCGATTTAAACTGGCTCAGTTTTAATGCACGGGTATTACAAGAGGCCGAAGATAAAACCTTCAATCCGCTCTACGAGCGCATGAAATTTCTTGCTATTTATTCGTCAAATCTAGATGAATATTTTAGGGTACGTGTATCTCAGTTGCGACAGATGAAACGCGTAGAGAAAAGCATTCGTAAAAAACTTGCCCTGCACCCTAACAAAACGGTCAAAAAAATACTGGCAGAGGTTCATGAACAACAAGACCTTTTTGGTCAGATATTCAAAAAGGAAATCCTTCCGGAACTGAGGGAGAATAACATCTTGCTTTTACAAGCAGAAGATTTTGATGAAACCCAGCAAAAACTGGCGGATATTTGGTTCAAGACCCACTTGGAAAAAGAAATTGAGGTGGTAAACATTGATCTCAAAAAGGATGAGAAACCCTTTCTGGAAGATCGGGGACTTTATTATTGCCTTACCTTTAAAAATTCCCAGCATATCGGTTTCATTGAGATCCCTACCGCTTCTACTGGCAGGTTTATTTCTTTGGGAAGCAGAAATGGCGTCCATTTCATTACGTTTGTTGATGATATCATCCGCTATAAAAAAGACAGCTTTTTCACTTCTGAAGAAATTACCGGGATCTATGAGATCAAAGTCTCCCGTGATGCAGAACTTTATCTTGACGATGAGCTCGAGGGTATCCTTGCAGAGCGTATTTATAAATCGCTTGAGCAACGTCAAAAAGGCCAGCCTACACGTTTGCTATATGATGCTGATATGCCAAGGCCAGAGGCAAAAAAACTACGGAAATTGCTTGGTTTGGGCAAAATTGACATGATGCCCGGCGGTCGCTATCACAATTTCAATGATTTTTTCAAATTCCCCGATCCCACCAATAACCCAAAATTACATTACGAGGAAAAAGCACCTATACCGCACAAGGATTTAGATTCTGCAACTTCTTTATTTCAGGCTATAGCCGAAAAAGATTATCTGCTTCATTTTCCGTTCATGTCTTTCTCCTATGTAGAACAATTTGTGGAAGAGGCAGCAAATGATGAAGCGGTCACAGAAATTAAAATCTCGTTATACCGCGTTGCGGAAGAATCTGCATTGACCAGTGCACTGCTTACAGCTTTAAAAAACGGTAAAAAAGTAAGCATTTTTATTGAAGCAAAAGCGCGCTTTGACGAAGAGAACAATATTGACTGGGGCCGAAAATTTGAAGTAGCGGGAGCAAACGTCACCTATAGCTATCCGCGTATTAAAGTGCACTCAAAAATTTTAATGGTCAACCGAAAAGAGGATGGTAGCATCACACGCTATGTCTATATAGGTACTGGAAATTTTAATGGGGAAACTTCAAAAATCTATGCAGACCATGGCCTTTTTACCGCAAACAAAAAGATAACAAAAGAACTTTCACGGGTTTTTGAGGTACTAGAGGGTGAACTTATCATACCTAGGAACAAACACCTGCTCATATCTCCATTTACAACGCGTCGTAATTTTGAAAAGCTAATTCGTACCGAAATAGACAATGCGCGCAGAGGTAAAAAAGCAGCCATTACGGCTAAAATGAACAGTCTTGAAGATCCAGAAATGATAGAGCTCTTATACACAGCTAGTCAAGCCGGTGTTGAGATCAGGCTTATTGTAAGGGGTTTTAGCTGCCTGGTGCCCGGGATTGAAGGTGTTAGTGACAATATATTTATTACCAGTATTGTAGACCGTTATCTGGAACACGGCCGTATTTATTTGTTTCACAATGGTGGCGATGAGCAATTGTACATAGGCTCCGCCGATCTTATGACCCGCAATTTAGACAGGCGTATAGAAGTGTTGACGCCTATTTATGATACTGATCTTTTTGAAGAATTGAAAGACATACTAAATATACAATTACAGGATAACAGGAAAGCACGTATTCAGGATCAAGAAGAAACCAATACATATATTTCTGAGCGTGTGGGAGAACCGGCAGTACGATCACAATATGCCATCTACGATTATTTGAAAGAAAAACAATCCTAA
- a CDS encoding nucleoside phosphorylase, protein MPFSPSELILNADGSIYHLNLLPQDLAPIVITVGDPDRVEHVTKHFDTIRVKKQKREFKAQTGTYKGKEITVISTGIGTDNIDIVLNELDALVNIDFNTRSVKENLQSLKIIRLGTSGAIQPEIEIDSILISQFAIGFDSLLQFYDSKHIQNTKIQNAFIEHSKWAVEKSQPYVITADENLLTHFTETNYHIGFTATNVGFYAPQGRMLRAKLQDDTLNSKIASFRYEGLKITNLEMETSGIYGLSRLLGHHAISINAILANRTLGTFSRNADKTVDFMIKSALERIKSL, encoded by the coding sequence ATGCCCTTTTCTCCTTCTGAGCTCATCCTTAATGCGGATGGGAGTATTTATCATTTAAATCTTTTACCACAAGATCTTGCACCCATTGTGATTACCGTGGGCGATCCTGATCGCGTAGAACACGTTACGAAGCATTTTGATACAATACGCGTAAAAAAACAGAAAAGAGAATTTAAAGCTCAAACCGGTACGTATAAAGGCAAGGAAATTACGGTTATCTCAACGGGCATAGGTACAGATAATATAGACATTGTCCTTAATGAGCTCGATGCCCTTGTAAATATAGATTTCAATACGCGAAGTGTGAAAGAGAATTTACAGTCGCTAAAAATCATTAGACTTGGTACAAGTGGTGCCATACAACCAGAAATCGAAATTGATTCGATACTAATTAGCCAGTTTGCTATAGGTTTTGACAGTTTACTTCAGTTTTATGATAGCAAACATATTCAAAACACTAAAATACAGAACGCGTTTATCGAACACAGTAAATGGGCTGTAGAAAAAAGTCAGCCGTATGTGATTACCGCCGATGAAAATTTACTAACACATTTTACGGAAACGAATTACCATATAGGCTTTACGGCAACGAATGTTGGTTTTTACGCACCACAGGGCAGAATGTTACGGGCTAAACTTCAGGACGACACACTCAATTCTAAAATTGCTTCTTTCAGGTACGAGGGGCTCAAAATCACAAATCTGGAAATGGAAACTTCCGGTATTTATGGCTTGTCAAGGCTATTGGGTCACCACGCTATATCCATTAATGCAATTCTTGCGAATAGAACTTTGGGAACTTTCAGCAGAAATGCTGATAAAACAGTCGATTTTATGATAAAATCGGCCTTAGAGCGTATAAAATCGCTCTAA
- a CDS encoding DUF1835 domain-containing protein, which produces MSNKILHIINGDSLKESLENIHLDGEIVVWREMLCEGPTVSQVGNDTFISLRKKFLQEEYGVSSTLYEQEFLSQLKKLDAINHYDEIILWFEFDLFCHINMLAAISYLIQQKKKENLYLVCSGRVPGEKDLTGLADLSEKQLLSHYKNKIRLSEDDLDMAHFIWQLYCGNNPSKLKPEIRKSSNFKYLSSCIRAHIERYPNVDTGLNTLETNILRLIEREHITSEHQLCGYALSYQGYYGYSDSMILKVIDRLRPFFQIGQEGLELNMNGKFVLDGTHNFYRELKNNETYGGTNKYDFLYSPENHQLLKL; this is translated from the coding sequence ATGAGCAATAAAATTCTTCACATTATCAACGGTGATAGCCTGAAAGAAAGTCTGGAAAACATTCATCTGGATGGCGAAATTGTAGTTTGGCGTGAGATGTTATGTGAAGGTCCCACAGTTTCTCAAGTGGGCAATGATACGTTTATTTCCCTGCGAAAAAAGTTTCTTCAAGAAGAGTACGGTGTTAGTAGTACGTTGTACGAACAGGAATTTTTAAGCCAATTAAAAAAGCTAGATGCTATTAACCACTATGACGAAATCATCCTGTGGTTTGAATTTGATTTGTTCTGTCATATCAATATGCTTGCAGCAATCAGTTATCTTATTCAACAGAAAAAGAAAGAAAATTTGTACCTGGTATGCAGCGGTCGCGTCCCAGGAGAAAAAGACCTTACCGGCCTTGCAGACCTCAGCGAAAAACAATTGCTAAGTCACTATAAAAATAAAATAAGACTTTCTGAAGATGACCTGGATATGGCGCATTTTATCTGGCAATTATACTGCGGCAATAATCCCAGTAAATTGAAGCCGGAAATTCGGAAAAGTTCCAATTTCAAATATCTTTCCAGCTGTATACGAGCGCACATAGAGCGTTATCCTAATGTAGATACAGGTTTAAATACCTTGGAAACCAATATTTTGCGTTTAATAGAACGTGAACACATCACTTCAGAACATCAATTATGTGGTTATGCCCTTAGCTATCAGGGATATTATGGATATAGCGATAGTATGATTCTCAAAGTCATAGATAGATTGCGACCCTTCTTTCAAATTGGTCAGGAAGGTCTAGAACTTAACATGAACGGTAAGTTTGTACTGGATGGCACTCATAATTTTTACCGGGAACTAAAAAATAATGAAACCTACGGAGGCACTAACAAGTACGACTTCTTATATAGCCCAGAAAACCACCAACTACTCAAGCTTTAA
- a CDS encoding translation initiation factor, translating to MDLKDQLKNLFPDHEIPEETNETNENKLDIWMQDEPLHCVYEKRKGKPVTIIKGYNGADEDFKILAKELKTMLGVGGSFKKEQILIQGDYRDQIMKFLKDKGFKVKRVGG from the coding sequence ATGGATTTAAAAGACCAACTTAAAAATCTTTTTCCGGATCATGAAATTCCGGAAGAAACGAATGAGACGAACGAAAACAAACTTGATATATGGATGCAGGACGAGCCGCTACATTGTGTTTATGAAAAACGCAAAGGCAAACCTGTAACGATTATCAAAGGGTATAATGGCGCTGATGAAGATTTTAAGATCCTTGCTAAAGAACTCAAAACGATGTTAGGTGTGGGTGGCAGTTTTAAGAAAGAGCAAATCTTAATCCAGGGCGATTACCGCGATCAAATCATGAAATTTTTGAAGGATAAAGGGTTTAAGGTCAAACGCGTGGGCGGATAA